In Deinococcus sp. QL22, the following are encoded in one genomic region:
- a CDS encoding adenylosuccinate synthase, translating into MPGIAIIGAQWGDEGKGKITDFLAPRATFIARYQGGANAGHTVTAKGQTFKLNLLPSGVLHEGTVSVLGDGMVIDPQKFMEERQNLLDAGLNPDLRISDRAHLVLPHHKFVDGRKDFVGTTGRGIGPAYADRARRVGIRFGDLADDGVLRERVERLLEAKPNSTRDAGWTSVEVALDALAPTREALLPFVQDTGGQLRQAIKEGQNVLFEGAQATLLDLNYGTYPFVTSSHPTVGGVLVGAGVNHKAIHRVYGVAKAFNTRVGHGPFPTEVFGDMELRLRGDGSKPWDEFGTTTGRARRVGWLDLELLRYAVDVNGLDGLVINKMDILAGLDTIPVCTHYDGDGQPVYRQMPGWATTDGADSRDTLPKQAQAYLDLIEETVNCPVVIFSCGPAREQTYGAVDWV; encoded by the coding sequence ATGCCCGGAATCGCAATTATTGGTGCCCAGTGGGGAGACGAAGGCAAGGGAAAGATCACCGATTTCCTCGCTCCCCGCGCAACATTTATCGCCCGTTATCAGGGAGGCGCGAACGCGGGCCATACCGTAACCGCCAAGGGTCAGACCTTCAAGCTGAATCTGCTGCCCAGCGGCGTGCTGCACGAAGGCACGGTGTCGGTGCTGGGCGACGGCATGGTCATCGACCCTCAGAAGTTTATGGAGGAACGCCAGAATCTGCTGGATGCGGGCCTGAATCCCGACCTCAGAATCAGTGACCGGGCGCATCTGGTGTTGCCTCACCACAAGTTTGTCGATGGACGCAAGGACTTCGTGGGCACGACTGGGCGCGGGATTGGCCCCGCCTACGCAGACCGGGCGCGGCGCGTGGGCATCCGCTTTGGCGACCTCGCTGACGACGGCGTGCTTCGTGAGCGCGTAGAACGGCTGCTGGAAGCCAAACCCAACAGCACCCGCGACGCAGGTTGGACGAGCGTAGAAGTGGCCCTGGACGCCCTCGCACCCACCCGTGAAGCCCTGCTGCCCTTTGTGCAGGACACCGGCGGGCAACTACGTCAGGCCATCAAGGAGGGCCAGAACGTGCTGTTTGAAGGCGCTCAGGCCACCCTGCTCGACCTGAATTACGGCACGTATCCCTTCGTCACCAGCAGCCATCCCACTGTGGGCGGCGTGCTGGTGGGCGCAGGCGTAAACCACAAGGCCATTCACCGTGTGTACGGCGTCGCCAAAGCCTTTAACACCCGCGTGGGTCACGGCCCGTTTCCCACCGAAGTGTTCGGGGATATGGAACTGCGGTTGCGCGGCGACGGCTCCAAGCCCTGGGATGAATTCGGCACCACCACAGGCCGCGCCCGCCGCGTGGGCTGGCTGGATCTGGAACTGCTGCGCTACGCCGTAGACGTGAACGGCCTGGACGGTCTGGTCATCAACAAGATGGACATTCTGGCGGGCCTGGATACCATTCCGGTGTGTACCCACTACGACGGGGACGGCCAGCCCGTCTACCGCCAGATGCCCGGTTGGGCCACCACCGACGGAGCCGACAGCCGCGATACCTTGCCCAAACAGGCGCAGGCGTATCTGGACTTGATCGAGGAAACGGTCAATTGCCCGGTGGTCATCTTCTCGTGTGGCCCCGCCCGCGAGCAGACCTATGGGGCGGTGGACTGGGTTTAA
- a CDS encoding E3 binding domain-containing protein, whose amino-acid sequence MMDRIAPLAKILAEANGIDWQRLNGTGEGGMIVEQDILNYLSRVMSGEEEPPETPVDLPPPDWEGDLANSNFDMAALSAAGVDADITSYIEQARPSAPHIPATPVSTFQEDAMEFEMDEGEDDGEDLLTTEPPAFVPAAQIEVPDVAAAVPEPEVQHAAAVIPERIVVPEPALPEPVRSEPVQPEPIQIPAAAVVPPAAAAANKGGLGGLLSRLYQNRAAPQDTPAAPAPSMVGPAFATPKDDVSMPAVSMPEVAAPNITVPDIAAPMIPDIALPSLAAPEVAAPELTAADLSIEAEQNTPDFSAPQVELPSVSGSVSDAVQPWASKDDVVPMAAAATPEVQPVPTPDPVAAAMIGAVATSGAGLSQSVTAPAALPQGAVWFGTYLRRDAQVAAATDLREQLSEALSRDVPLALLVARAAQQHAAILDLSAVAIQDPSVGRTRSAKPGSIRDAVTALDTDHDGTPDLLIVDAGLLDLDDLHYPHALTLSVGRVQGGRAALTLNGNVDTERAARFLASVAQTLEKPVILLV is encoded by the coding sequence ATGATGGATAGGATTGCTCCGCTCGCCAAGATTCTGGCAGAAGCAAACGGGATTGACTGGCAGAGGCTCAACGGCACGGGCGAGGGCGGGATGATCGTGGAGCAGGACATCCTGAACTACCTGTCACGCGTCATGAGCGGTGAGGAAGAGCCGCCTGAAACCCCCGTGGACTTGCCGCCGCCCGACTGGGAAGGCGACCTTGCCAACAGCAACTTCGACATGGCCGCGCTGAGTGCAGCGGGCGTGGACGCCGACATCACGTCGTACATCGAGCAGGCCCGGCCCTCTGCCCCGCACATTCCGGCGACTCCTGTGTCCACTTTTCAGGAAGACGCGATGGAATTTGAAATGGACGAGGGCGAGGACGACGGCGAAGACTTGCTGACCACCGAGCCGCCCGCGTTTGTGCCTGCCGCCCAGATCGAAGTGCCGGACGTCGCCGCAGCCGTGCCTGAGCCTGAGGTGCAGCACGCCGCTGCCGTGATCCCCGAACGGATCGTGGTGCCGGAGCCTGCGTTGCCCGAACCTGTGCGATCTGAACCCGTGCAACCCGAACCCATTCAGATTCCTGCCGCCGCTGTGGTTCCGCCCGCTGCCGCCGCTGCCAACAAAGGCGGCCTGGGCGGATTGCTGTCGCGCCTGTACCAGAACCGCGCCGCGCCCCAAGACACGCCCGCTGCCCCTGCACCCAGCATGGTCGGCCCCGCGTTTGCCACGCCCAAAGACGATGTGTCTATGCCAGCAGTGTCGATGCCAGAGGTGGCCGCGCCGAATATCACCGTGCCGGACATTGCCGCGCCGATGATTCCCGATATCGCTCTGCCTTCCTTGGCCGCCCCAGAAGTGGCCGCACCCGAACTGACCGCCGCCGACCTGAGCATCGAAGCCGAGCAGAACACGCCCGACTTCAGCGCCCCACAGGTGGAGTTGCCTTCTGTCAGCGGGTCTGTCAGCGACGCCGTGCAGCCTTGGGCCAGCAAAGACGACGTGGTGCCGATGGCGGCTGCCGCAACCCCCGAAGTGCAGCCTGTGCCCACACCCGACCCGGTGGCCGCCGCGATGATCGGAGCCGTTGCCACGTCGGGCGCAGGCCTGAGCCAGAGCGTGACCGCGCCTGCTGCCCTGCCCCAGGGCGCCGTGTGGTTCGGAACTTACCTGCGCCGTGACGCACAGGTGGCCGCCGCAACCGATCTCCGCGAGCAACTGAGCGAAGCCCTCAGCCGCGACGTCCCGCTGGCCCTGTTGGTGGCCCGCGCCGCCCAGCAGCACGCCGCCATACTGGACTTGAGCGCCGTCGCCATTCAGGACCCAAGCGTGGGCCGCACCCGCAGCGCAAAACCCGGCAGCATCCGTGACGCCGTGACTGCCCTGGACACCGACCACGACGGCACGCCCGACCTGCTGATCGTGGACGCCGGACTGCTGGACTTGGACGACCTGCACTACCCGCACGCCCTGACACTCAGTGTGGGCCGCGTGCAGGGGGGCCGCGCCGCCCTGACCCTCAACGGCAACGTGGACACCGAACGCGCCGCCCGCTTCCTTGCCAGCGTGGCCCAAACGCTAGAGAAGCCTGTAATCTTGCTGGTCTGA
- the priA gene encoding primosomal protein N': MTPPAAPSLVPWLVAVPLPVPALDFAVPHGWTGPIPLGCRVLVPWRGELTVGLVVGTGNPVSAHRVRDVVTVLDAPEQPWVPAATTAGIGGWAADAQLPAGLVWGDLVGVGWDATYDHRVRAVKDADLSAFGRKVPGLAWADAAAFAPNLLDAIREQGLLEEAFRLTPKMRGVVQARTLDEVPQASRLTTLLRAEPWAQADASVRLETWLEAVPPPDPAALTPKQAGAWGWLNANGPVRSFSEWAHGTGVGTSVLNGVTAKGGTRAVQQEREAPPAWHWLAAHEPQSSLSGWAKGAGVSAAAVTALLNAGAAAHVPELAPPPAAWSWLQEHGPVESLTAWANGASLAGVHLTPTVAGTLAAKGWADTVQRPAPPPPLPAPTPAGPPRAPDPDLLPEAPIWRLHGGRPTSRARTLAPRIGRLLTQGRGVLVLAPDHATLRRAWEHLSGLAEAAGTRAIQISGHLSEVQRAHSWALIGSGEARLVIGSYLALTAPLHDPALIVVLEEGSDAHKLQAGSRAFVPDVAARVAAAHDAALAMVGAAPAAESVPFVGAVLPPPRARVHVVDYANPPEQAELGPLSSTHLTPADLGYPLSHDLVRLLRQVHERGRQAALLAPRRGYSALLRCPTCEHVPQCRNCDVPLRFHQDTRQLTCHQCGYHEAIPERCDNCGERMWQARGPGTEWIAQMVEKLVPGLKVYRLDKDRQDDLTPLYAGESGVVVGTQLLLSHDAPPNLALLGVTLADTWLNVSDFRASERYHRLLRQLAEWHPDRAPLLVVQTFQADHPALKVLIEGRDALAYPAAEERVRKELGYPPHARLAQVEIAARDPEKAKIAAQAVADALHGAGATAQEVLGPAASPVARLRGVYPYHLFLRARDDARLAQLLAAVDRSVKARVRVDVNPRGGL, from the coding sequence GTGACGCCGCCCGCCGCCCCTTCTCTCGTTCCGTGGCTGGTGGCCGTGCCGCTGCCCGTTCCGGCGCTGGACTTTGCTGTGCCACACGGCTGGACGGGGCCAATCCCGCTGGGCTGCCGCGTGCTGGTGCCCTGGCGCGGAGAACTGACGGTGGGGCTGGTGGTGGGCACGGGAAATCCGGTCAGTGCCCACCGAGTCAGAGATGTGGTGACGGTGCTGGACGCCCCCGAACAACCCTGGGTGCCCGCCGCCACCACGGCTGGCATTGGCGGATGGGCGGCAGATGCCCAGTTGCCCGCCGGACTGGTCTGGGGCGACCTGGTGGGCGTGGGCTGGGACGCCACCTATGACCACCGCGTGCGGGCCGTGAAGGACGCAGACCTCTCGGCCTTCGGGCGTAAGGTGCCGGGGCTGGCGTGGGCCGATGCCGCCGCTTTTGCCCCCAATCTGCTGGACGCCATTCGGGAACAGGGCCTTCTGGAAGAAGCGTTCCGCCTGACGCCCAAAATGCGCGGCGTGGTTCAGGCACGGACGTTGGATGAGGTACCGCAGGCCAGCCGCCTGACCACCCTGCTGAGGGCCGAACCCTGGGCACAGGCCGACGCCAGCGTACGCCTAGAAACGTGGCTGGAAGCCGTGCCACCGCCCGACCCGGCAGCCCTAACCCCCAAGCAGGCAGGTGCGTGGGGCTGGCTGAATGCCAACGGCCCAGTTCGCAGCTTCAGCGAGTGGGCACACGGCACAGGCGTGGGCACGAGCGTGCTAAACGGCGTGACGGCCAAAGGGGGCACGCGGGCCGTGCAGCAGGAGCGGGAAGCGCCCCCCGCTTGGCACTGGCTGGCCGCCCACGAACCCCAATCCAGCCTGAGTGGGTGGGCCAAGGGTGCGGGCGTGAGTGCCGCCGCCGTGACTGCGCTGCTGAATGCGGGGGCGGCAGCCCACGTGCCCGAACTTGCGCCGCCGCCCGCCGCGTGGTCGTGGCTGCAAGAGCATGGCCCGGTGGAATCCCTGACCGCCTGGGCCAATGGCGCAAGCCTGGCGGGGGTGCATCTGACGCCTACGGTGGCCGGAACACTGGCGGCCAAAGGCTGGGCCGACACCGTGCAGCGGCCCGCCCCGCCGCCCCCACTTCCCGCGCCCACTCCCGCTGGCCCGCCCAGAGCGCCCGACCCCGACCTCTTGCCCGAAGCCCCGATCTGGCGTTTGCACGGTGGCCGCCCCACCAGCCGCGCCCGCACGCTGGCCCCGCGCATTGGCCGCCTGCTGACTCAGGGGCGCGGCGTGTTGGTGCTGGCCCCCGACCACGCCACCTTGCGCCGCGCCTGGGAACACTTGTCGGGGCTGGCAGAGGCGGCGGGCACGCGGGCCATTCAGATCAGCGGGCACCTGAGCGAGGTGCAGCGGGCGCACAGTTGGGCCTTGATCGGGTCAGGTGAGGCGCGGCTGGTGATCGGTTCCTATCTGGCCCTGACCGCGCCGCTGCACGACCCCGCCCTGATCGTAGTGCTGGAAGAGGGCAGCGACGCGCACAAGCTGCAGGCCGGATCGAGGGCCTTCGTGCCGGATGTGGCCGCACGCGTGGCCGCCGCGCACGACGCTGCACTGGCGATGGTCGGAGCCGCGCCCGCCGCCGAAAGTGTGCCCTTCGTGGGGGCCGTGCTGCCGCCGCCCCGTGCCCGTGTGCATGTGGTGGACTACGCCAACCCGCCCGAACAGGCCGAACTGGGGCCGCTGAGCAGCACCCACCTCACGCCCGCCGATCTGGGCTATCCGCTCAGTCATGATCTGGTGCGCCTGCTGCGGCAAGTCCATGAGCGCGGCAGACAGGCGGCCCTGCTTGCGCCCCGGCGAGGTTATTCCGCGCTGCTGCGCTGCCCCACCTGCGAGCATGTGCCGCAGTGCCGCAACTGCGATGTGCCGCTGCGGTTTCATCAGGACACCCGCCAGCTGACCTGCCACCAGTGCGGCTATCACGAGGCCATTCCCGAACGCTGCGACAACTGCGGCGAGCGCATGTGGCAGGCACGCGGCCCCGGTACCGAATGGATTGCCCAGATGGTAGAAAAGCTGGTGCCGGGGCTGAAAGTGTACCGACTGGACAAAGACCGCCAGGACGACCTGACACCCCTGTATGCCGGAGAAAGTGGCGTGGTGGTGGGCACTCAACTGCTGCTCTCGCACGACGCGCCGCCCAATCTGGCCCTGTTGGGCGTCACGCTGGCCGATACGTGGCTGAACGTGTCCGATTTCCGGGCCTCGGAACGCTACCACCGCCTGCTGAGGCAACTGGCCGAATGGCACCCAGACCGCGCTCCGCTGTTGGTGGTGCAGACCTTTCAGGCCGACCATCCGGCGCTGAAGGTGCTGATCGAGGGCCGCGACGCGCTGGCCTATCCCGCCGCCGAGGAACGGGTCAGGAAGGAGTTGGGCTACCCGCCGCACGCCCGCCTGGCCCAGGTGGAAATTGCCGCCCGTGACCCCGAAAAGGCCAAAATTGCCGCGCAAGCTGTAGCCGACGCCCTGCACGGCGCAGGAGCCACCGCGCAGGAAGTGCTTGGCCCCGCCGCCAGTCCGGTGGCCCGCCTGCGCGGCGTGTACCCCTATCACCTGTTCCTGCGTGCCCGCGACGACGCCCGGCTGGCGCAACTGCTGGCAGCGGTAGACCGCAGTGTGAAGGCCAGAGTGCGGGTAGACGTGAACCCGCGTGGGGGGCTGTAG
- a CDS encoding GTP-binding protein: MTDLSPAPAPRTDERVPVIVIGGFLGAGKTTLVNHLIRSLPHRLGIIVNEFGQAGVDGGLIERLNDDVTELTAGCLCCTGRDDLLRALVTIAMREQQPDAVVVELSGVADPTPVLATLLERSVRAAFRVTTLVAVVDARHALQTLRDHPEAARQLAYANVIVLNKTDLSDPVLLDHAESVLRGVNPLARMVRVEQGQLDADALLARDDFDPRVLDGADTAAQHTPGLKSFTLRATRPLDPYRWQRFMTDLILSRPAEVLRVKGFVDLYGYPQRILFQAVRDLFTADAWEAGDGNTELVFIGRGLDQAEYTAAFEACLTEEVMA, from the coding sequence ATGACCGACCTTTCCCCCGCCCCTGCGCCCCGCACCGATGAACGTGTGCCTGTCATCGTGATCGGCGGTTTTCTGGGGGCGGGCAAAACCACGTTGGTCAATCACCTGATCCGCTCCCTGCCGCACCGCCTGGGCATCATCGTGAACGAATTTGGGCAGGCGGGCGTGGACGGCGGCCTGATAGAACGCCTGAACGACGACGTGACCGAACTGACGGCGGGCTGCCTGTGCTGCACGGGCCGCGACGACCTGCTGCGGGCGCTGGTGACAATTGCCATGCGCGAGCAACAGCCTGACGCCGTAGTGGTGGAACTGTCGGGTGTGGCCGACCCGACGCCTGTGCTGGCAACCTTGCTGGAACGCTCGGTGCGGGCCGCCTTCCGCGTCACCACGCTGGTGGCGGTGGTAGACGCCCGCCACGCCCTGCAAACTCTGCGCGACCACCCGGAAGCGGCGCGGCAACTGGCTTACGCCAACGTGATCGTGCTGAACAAAACCGACCTGTCTGACCCCGTTTTGCTTGATCACGCAGAGAGCGTGCTGCGCGGTGTGAATCCCTTGGCCCGAATGGTGCGGGTAGAGCAGGGCCAACTGGACGCCGACGCGCTGCTGGCCCGCGACGACTTCGATCCCCGCGTGCTGGACGGAGCCGACACCGCCGCGCAGCACACGCCGGGGCTAAAATCCTTTACCTTGCGGGCCACCCGCCCTCTTGACCCCTACCGCTGGCAACGCTTCATGACCGACCTGATCCTGTCGCGCCCTGCCGAAGTGCTGCGCGTAAAGGGTTTTGTCGACCTGTACGGCTACCCCCAGCGCATCCTGTTTCAGGCGGTGCGCGACCTGTTTACCGCCGATGCCTGGGAAGCGGGCGACGGTAACACAGAACTGGTGTTCATCGGGCGTGGGCTGGATCAGGCGGAATATACGGCGGCGTTTGAGGCGTGCTTGACGGAAGAAGTGATGGCCTGA
- a CDS encoding HD domain-containing phosphohydrolase: MGFAEVLFNLCLLVTCIFGLSLTYQEWPVRRRIREHALRVGLASAFSLLLMAFSIQHYGFRFDLRLVPLVLVAVRYGVGIGALASLPMLLWRYLEGGTQAGVTGAFNIAAMMLMVGLLRPKLQMLVLTPRNSWLLPLPFLGVNLVMLAFPDGRAVFWQVYPLGLTLNTLGLGIATVILLSRFQLLRVTQAFRTQALTDPLTGLGNRRQFDADLAELDAGAQLVLLDLDHFKVVNDQYGHDVGDQALQGVARLLGRDERQKARAYRVGGEEFALLTDLGGESRARTLVGGLLTEVAGVGMALAGISPSRPNGLPPTTLTISAGLATRRVHETPHDLFRRADEALYLAKTNGRNRLVCSPDLAAQTRKPADARASGRPAEASASFWGHPALIPVQVKAASNSLEQMDAKAAPARARVGEPGVAKTPDAAPPHIAPLEILPRFTLWQSLRTTVDLLSQRRSITDQDWAELLRLAIACVDGAEAGSLNVREGREFRLCAVEGYDGALVGLPLTERSEKRWYGADVGHWRAGVARVLSGSALVDVWTQADLLHDTGQDVAFHEGGRRTELRANLCLPVILGGEVVAHLNLDSFSSEEAFTAASIEVAGTFAHQLAALLQFQQRWRELDLLGGLHLGLQTDGGLRALPSGTLAPDIPAEEARLELHLTEAALDLLHAHQATLLRYDADLDQLTSRATEGHYRNFGPVQLPRGQGLSWVALDTGNIMRSSDVRADPRIYRREQMGHDCMMAVPLFGRQHDPLGVLVVTRDAHRPFQPADENLGLLLASVGSRLLERHAHVADLREALEAALNTLGVALEVRDFETQGHSQRVRHHAHVMGKALNLPEDRLMALRHGAALHDIGKLGISDAVLLKPGRLTPNECLAMEAHAPLGSVLAARIPYLHPEAHAVIRHHHERWDGTGYPDQLSGEQIPLLARLFSLCDVYDALISTRPYKRAMPPEQALDLIRAGRGNQFDPDLTDLFVELWQAGEIR, translated from the coding sequence ATGGGCTTTGCTGAAGTCCTGTTTAACCTCTGCCTGTTGGTGACCTGTATTTTTGGCCTCAGCCTGACCTATCAGGAATGGCCGGTGCGCCGCAGAATCCGTGAGCACGCTCTGCGCGTGGGGCTGGCGTCCGCCTTTTCATTGCTGCTGATGGCTTTTTCTATTCAGCACTACGGCTTCCGTTTTGATCTGCGGTTGGTGCCGCTGGTATTGGTGGCCGTGCGTTACGGGGTGGGTATTGGGGCGCTGGCGTCTTTGCCCATGCTGCTGTGGCGCTACCTGGAGGGCGGGACTCAGGCTGGCGTAACGGGGGCCTTCAATATTGCCGCGATGATGCTGATGGTGGGTCTCCTGCGCCCCAAACTCCAGATGTTGGTATTGACCCCCCGGAATAGCTGGTTGCTGCCCTTGCCTTTCTTGGGCGTCAATCTGGTCATGTTGGCCTTCCCGGATGGCCGGGCGGTGTTCTGGCAGGTGTACCCGCTGGGACTGACTCTCAATACTCTGGGGCTGGGCATCGCCACCGTCATTTTGCTGTCCCGCTTTCAATTGTTGCGGGTCACGCAGGCCTTCCGTACCCAGGCGCTGACCGACCCACTGACGGGGCTGGGCAACCGCCGCCAGTTCGACGCCGACCTTGCCGAGTTGGATGCAGGCGCACAACTCGTGTTGCTGGACTTGGATCATTTTAAGGTGGTGAACGATCAGTACGGGCACGATGTGGGCGATCAGGCGTTGCAGGGCGTGGCGCGGCTGCTGGGGCGCGATGAACGTCAAAAAGCGCGGGCCTACCGTGTGGGCGGCGAAGAATTTGCCCTGCTGACTGATCTGGGAGGTGAGAGCCGCGCCCGCACACTCGTCGGCGGCCTGCTGACCGAAGTGGCGGGGGTAGGAATGGCGCTGGCCGGAATCTCTCCTTCCCGTCCAAATGGCTTGCCGCCCACCACGCTCACCATCTCCGCGGGCCTGGCCACCCGCCGCGTCCACGAAACCCCGCATGACCTGTTCCGGCGGGCCGATGAAGCCCTGTATTTGGCCAAAACCAATGGGCGCAACCGCCTGGTGTGCAGCCCTGATCTGGCTGCACAGACCAGAAAACCCGCTGATGCGCGGGCCAGCGGCCGTCCGGCAGAGGCCAGCGCATCCTTCTGGGGGCATCCCGCCTTGATTCCTGTGCAGGTCAAAGCAGCCTCGAACAGCTTGGAACAAATGGACGCCAAAGCCGCGCCAGCCCGAGCGCGGGTGGGTGAGCCGGGCGTTGCAAAAACGCCTGACGCCGCCCCGCCACACATTGCCCCGCTGGAGATTTTGCCCCGCTTTACGCTGTGGCAATCGCTCAGAACCACCGTGGATTTGCTGTCTCAGCGGCGCAGTATCACCGACCAGGACTGGGCCGAGTTGCTGCGGTTGGCGATTGCCTGCGTCGACGGCGCGGAGGCTGGATCACTGAACGTGCGCGAAGGTCGGGAATTCCGGCTGTGTGCCGTGGAAGGCTATGACGGTGCGCTGGTGGGCTTGCCGCTCACTGAACGGTCTGAGAAGCGTTGGTACGGTGCAGATGTAGGCCACTGGCGAGCGGGTGTGGCACGGGTGCTGAGCGGGTCAGCTTTGGTAGACGTCTGGACTCAAGCTGATCTGCTGCACGATACCGGGCAGGATGTGGCCTTTCACGAGGGGGGACGGCGCACAGAGTTGCGGGCCAATTTGTGCCTCCCTGTGATTCTGGGCGGCGAGGTGGTGGCTCACCTGAATCTGGATTCGTTCTCGTCGGAGGAGGCGTTTACGGCGGCCAGCATCGAAGTGGCAGGCACCTTTGCACACCAGTTGGCCGCCCTGCTCCAGTTTCAGCAGCGCTGGCGCGAACTCGACTTGTTGGGTGGATTGCACCTCGGCCTTCAGACCGATGGCGGACTCAGGGCTCTACCTTCTGGCACTCTGGCCCCTGATATCCCGGCAGAAGAAGCCCGCCTGGAACTCCACCTGACCGAAGCCGCACTGGACTTGCTGCATGCCCATCAAGCTACTTTGTTGCGCTACGACGCCGACCTAGATCAACTGACTTCCCGCGCAACCGAGGGGCATTACCGGAACTTTGGCCCGGTGCAGTTGCCGCGTGGGCAGGGGCTTTCGTGGGTGGCGCTCGACACTGGCAACATCATGCGGAGTAGCGATGTACGGGCCGACCCCAGAATCTACAGGCGCGAGCAGATGGGGCACGATTGCATGATGGCCGTGCCGCTCTTCGGGCGGCAGCACGATCCGCTGGGCGTGTTGGTCGTGACCCGTGATGCCCACCGTCCTTTCCAGCCCGCCGACGAAAATCTGGGTCTGCTACTCGCCAGTGTCGGATCGCGCCTGCTTGAACGCCATGCCCATGTGGCCGACCTCCGGGAAGCCCTGGAAGCCGCGCTGAACACGTTGGGTGTGGCCCTGGAAGTGCGGGATTTCGAGACTCAGGGCCACTCCCAACGCGTCCGGCATCACGCGCATGTGATGGGCAAGGCGCTGAACCTGCCCGAAGACCGGCTGATGGCCCTGCGGCACGGCGCGGCCCTGCACGACATCGGCAAACTGGGCATCTCGGACGCGGTGCTGCTCAAACCTGGACGCCTGACCCCCAACGAGTGCCTGGCAATGGAGGCCCACGCGCCACTCGGATCGGTGCTCGCCGCCCGTATTCCCTACCTGCACCCCGAAGCGCACGCCGTGATTCGCCACCACCACGAACGGTGGGACGGCACCGGCTACCCAGACCAGTTGAGCGGCGAGCAGATTCCGCTGCTGGCCCGTCTGTTTAGCCTCTGCGACGTGTACGACGCGCTGATCAGCACCCGGCCCTATAAACGGGCCATGCCCCCCGAACAGGCACTCGACCTTATTCGGGCCGGACGCGGCAACCAGTTTGATCCCGACCTCACCGACCTGTTTGTGGAGCTGTGGCAGGCCGGAGAGATTCGCTGA
- a CDS encoding DMT family transporter encodes MSAPHAVSTAAPVIAPSARSGVLLSLLSALSFSTLGIWGKLASEVGLNSFTALAWRFVGVVVLLLPLTSRGLTWRARGKMAGVGVVYALATTLYFGALDRISAGTTSLLLYLAPAFVVLLGWAVLGRKPGGRQLGAVALAGAGLALVIGIPGAGDQNALGLGLAAGAGFLYALYLLASERWLLGVSPVAATAHMALVSGVWFTVLAGAEGQLSVPTTWPQWGVIGGMALVSTIVAVPALYGAIARLGAARASLLGTLEPLFTVLLAFLILDEPLRPAVLLGGLLILGGAVLAQGRRGKG; translated from the coding sequence GTGTCTGCTCCCCACGCTGTTTCCACTGCCGCTCCTGTGATCGCGCCCTCTGCCCGCTCCGGCGTGTTGCTGTCGCTGCTGTCGGCCCTCAGTTTCAGCACGCTGGGCATCTGGGGCAAGCTGGCTTCAGAAGTGGGACTGAACAGTTTTACGGCGCTGGCATGGCGTTTTGTGGGGGTGGTGGTGTTGCTGCTGCCCCTCACCTCTCGCGGGCTGACGTGGCGGGCGCGGGGCAAAATGGCGGGCGTGGGCGTGGTGTATGCGCTGGCGACCACGCTGTATTTCGGGGCGCTAGACCGCATCAGCGCCGGAACCACCAGCCTGCTGCTGTATCTGGCCCCGGCGTTTGTGGTGCTGCTGGGCTGGGCCGTGCTGGGCCGAAAACCCGGCGGCAGGCAGTTGGGCGCGGTGGCGTTGGCCGGGGCAGGGTTGGCCCTCGTGATCGGTATTCCCGGTGCAGGCGATCAGAACGCTTTGGGGCTGGGGCTGGCGGCAGGCGCGGGTTTCCTCTACGCCCTGTACCTGCTGGCCTCCGAACGCTGGCTGTTGGGAGTCAGTCCTGTGGCGGCTACCGCGCATATGGCGCTGGTGTCAGGCGTGTGGTTCACGGTGTTGGCGGGCGCAGAAGGCCAACTGAGCGTGCCAACCACGTGGCCGCAATGGGGCGTGATTGGCGGCATGGCGCTGGTATCCACCATCGTTGCCGTGCCTGCCCTGTACGGCGCAATCGCCCGTCTGGGGGCCGCCCGCGCCAGTTTGCTGGGCACGCTGGAGCCGCTGTTTACGGTGCTGCTGGCCTTCCTGATCCTGGACGAACCTTTGCGGCCTGCGGTGCTGCTGGGCGGCCTACTGATTCTGGGCGGCGCGGTGCTGGCGCAGGGGCGGCGGGGCAAGGGCTGA
- the folE gene encoding GTP cyclohydrolase I FolE has protein sequence MAEHSAAARPDLKVLTHDWLSAIGEDPEREGLLKTPERVAKAWGFLTGGYTQTLADVTNEAVFEAEGSEMVIVKDIEFYSMCEHHMLPFYGRAHIAYIPDGKILGLSKFARIVDLYARRLQVQERITTQIADAVLELLAPKGVAVLMEGVHLCMAMRGVQKQNSSTTTSAMRGLFKDDARTRAEFMSAVQGTLRSR, from the coding sequence GTGGCCGAGCATTCGGCGGCGGCCCGGCCAGACCTGAAGGTGCTGACTCACGATTGGCTTTCGGCCATTGGCGAAGACCCGGAGCGCGAAGGCCTGCTAAAAACGCCGGAGCGGGTTGCCAAAGCGTGGGGATTCCTGACCGGTGGCTACACTCAAACATTGGCCGACGTGACCAATGAAGCCGTCTTCGAGGCCGAAGGCAGCGAAATGGTCATCGTGAAGGACATCGAGTTCTATTCCATGTGTGAACACCATATGCTGCCGTTTTATGGCCGCGCCCACATCGCCTACATCCCTGACGGCAAAATTCTGGGCCTCAGTAAGTTTGCCCGAATTGTGGACTTGTACGCCCGCCGCCTACAGGTGCAGGAACGCATAACGACCCAGATTGCCGACGCAGTGCTGGAACTGTTGGCTCCCAAAGGCGTGGCCGTGCTGATGGAAGGCGTCCACCTGTGCATGGCGATGCGCGGCGTGCAAAAGCAGAATTCCAGCACCACCACCTCGGCCATGCGCGGCCTGTTTAAAGATGACGCCCGCACCCGCGCCGAGTTTATGAGCGCCGTACAGGGCACGCTCCGCAGCCGCTGA